The following coding sequences are from one Streptomyces sp. NBC_00536 window:
- a CDS encoding SanA/YdcF family protein has product MGFKLKVRWGKARWGTVRTRRRVVQGVMLGCVLALLPSAWTHAAAADRLRTVADAPAAEVAVVFGAGLWDGQPTPYLANRLDAAAALYRAGRVKVVLVTGDNSRAEYDEPDAMRGYLTRHGVPDARIVSDFAGFDTWDSCVRAREIFGVHRAVLISQGFHIRRAVALCESAGVESYGVGVDQAHDATWYYGGIREVFASGKAVVDAVFEPRPHFLGPKEQGVSRALAALAD; this is encoded by the coding sequence ATGGGGTTCAAGCTCAAGGTGCGGTGGGGCAAGGCGCGGTGGGGCACGGTGCGGACGCGGCGCCGGGTGGTCCAGGGGGTGATGCTCGGGTGCGTGCTCGCGCTGCTGCCCTCGGCGTGGACGCACGCGGCGGCCGCGGACCGGCTGCGCACGGTGGCGGACGCACCGGCCGCCGAGGTGGCCGTGGTCTTCGGGGCGGGCCTGTGGGACGGGCAGCCGACCCCGTATCTGGCGAACCGGCTGGACGCGGCCGCCGCCCTGTACCGGGCGGGCCGGGTCAAGGTCGTGCTGGTGACGGGGGACAACAGCCGCGCGGAGTATGACGAGCCGGACGCGATGCGTGGGTATCTGACGCGGCACGGGGTGCCGGACGCGCGGATCGTCAGCGATTTCGCCGGCTTCGACACGTGGGACTCCTGCGTGCGGGCCCGGGAGATCTTCGGGGTGCACCGGGCGGTGCTGATCAGCCAGGGCTTCCACATACGCAGGGCGGTGGCGCTGTGCGAGTCGGCGGGTGTCGAGTCGTATGGGGTGGGGGTCGACCAGGCGCACGACGCGACCTGGTACTACGGCGGCATCCGCGAGGTGTTCGCCTCGGGCAAGGCCGTGGTGGACGCGGTGTTCGAGCCGCGGCCGCACTTCCTGGGACCCAAGGAGCAGGGGGTGTCGCGGGCCCTGGCCGCTCTGGCAGACTGA
- a CDS encoding sirohydrochlorin chelatase produces MHPPGSVHDGARAPSRIVSPPLLLALPPPASPRHHRGPADPDHGPARHPAPRPATAGGPAPRSPRMQQPTLVAVAHGSRDPRALHTVTALLDRVRDLRPRLRVRLGHIELNEPLLDTALGALDPGAAVLVPLLLGRGHHVKHDLPAAAARAPHLRVRVAAPLGPHPLLVEVLRDRLLEAGWTPGTAVVLAAAGSRDPDAAADTRRTAALLSERLGGVPVVAAHASAAAPGVPEALRALTARGHHRAAVASYFTAPGRFSAQCASAARGPAAAPLGAHPALARLVLRRYDAALAGWPAGLPHPAPDQRELAPA; encoded by the coding sequence CTGCACCCGCCAGGATCGGTCCATGACGGAGCCCGCGCACCCTCCCGAATCGTTTCCCCTCCGCTCCTCCTTGCCCTTCCCCCTCCCGCTTCCCCCCGCCACCACCGCGGACCTGCTGACCCGGATCACGGCCCAGCTCGGCACCCAGCTCCGCGGCCTGCGACCGCCGGGGGCCCGGCCCCACGGAGCCCACGCATGCAGCAGCCCACCCTCGTCGCCGTGGCCCACGGCAGCCGCGACCCCCGCGCCCTGCACACCGTCACGGCCCTGCTCGACCGCGTCCGTGACCTCCGCCCCCGCCTCCGGGTCCGGCTCGGCCACATCGAGCTGAACGAACCCCTGCTGGACACCGCCCTCGGCGCCCTCGACCCCGGCGCGGCCGTGCTCGTACCGCTGCTCCTCGGCCGCGGCCACCACGTCAAGCACGACCTGCCCGCGGCCGCCGCCCGCGCGCCCCACCTGCGCGTGCGCGTCGCCGCCCCGCTCGGCCCGCACCCCCTGCTGGTCGAGGTGCTGCGCGACCGGCTGCTCGAAGCCGGCTGGACACCGGGCACGGCCGTCGTCCTGGCCGCCGCCGGATCCCGCGACCCGGACGCGGCCGCCGACACCCGCCGCACCGCCGCCCTGCTCTCCGAGCGCCTCGGCGGGGTCCCGGTCGTCGCCGCCCACGCCTCGGCCGCCGCGCCGGGAGTGCCCGAGGCGCTGCGCGCGCTCACCGCCCGCGGCCACCACCGGGCCGCCGTGGCCTCGTACTTCACCGCTCCGGGCCGCTTCTCCGCGCAGTGCGCGTCGGCCGCCCGCGGCCCGGCCGCCGCCCCGCTCGGCGCCCACCCGGCGCTCGCCCGGCTCGTCCTGCGGCGTTACGACGCGGCCCTCGCCGGATGGCCCGCGGGCCTCCCCCACCCCGCCCCGGACCAGCGGGAACTGGCCCCGGCGTAG
- a CDS encoding deoxyguanosinetriphosphate triphosphohydrolase → MEGMEGTTPVPSPTAYDPAATERWATEPDKRPGRTAFQRDRARVLHSAALRRLAGKTQVVTPGTRSYDWDASPRTRLTHSLECAQVGRELGWALGCDPDLVEAACLSHDMGHPPFGHNGEEALNEFAKDCGGFEGNAQSLRLLTRLEPKRFAPHPDTGELVSVGLNLTRACLDAATKYPWARGGHPTDPGSVKFGAYEDDLPVFEWLRRGAPADRKCFEAQVMDWADDVAYSVHDFEDGLHAGHLDPNMLFAEPERDEIWRVAIGRYVPSDTDPGELSAALDRLMEQEWWPHGYDGSAVAQARLKDATSQLIGRFCLAAEGATRAAYGTGRLTRYAAELVVPREARNECAVLKAVADLYVMQRDEQERLRADQRIVLAELAEGLSARAPEGLDPQFRAIFDAAPDDKARKRAVIDQIACLTDAAARSLHSRVALRPRRAGR, encoded by the coding sequence ATGGAAGGCATGGAAGGCACCACACCCGTCCCGTCACCCACCGCGTACGATCCGGCCGCGACCGAGCGCTGGGCCACCGAGCCCGACAAACGTCCTGGCCGGACCGCCTTCCAGCGCGACCGCGCCCGCGTGCTGCACTCCGCCGCGCTGCGCCGCCTCGCCGGGAAGACCCAGGTGGTCACCCCCGGCACCCGTTCCTACGACTGGGACGCCAGCCCCCGTACCCGGCTCACGCACTCCCTGGAATGCGCGCAGGTCGGCCGGGAGCTGGGCTGGGCGCTGGGCTGCGACCCGGACCTCGTCGAGGCCGCCTGCCTCTCGCACGACATGGGCCACCCGCCCTTCGGGCACAACGGCGAGGAAGCGCTCAACGAGTTCGCCAAGGACTGCGGCGGCTTCGAGGGCAACGCCCAGTCGCTGCGCCTGCTGACCCGGCTGGAGCCCAAGCGGTTCGCCCCGCACCCGGACACCGGCGAGCTGGTCAGCGTGGGCCTGAACCTCACGCGGGCCTGCCTGGACGCGGCCACCAAATACCCGTGGGCCCGCGGCGGGCACCCCACCGATCCCGGCTCGGTGAAGTTCGGCGCCTACGAGGACGACCTGCCGGTCTTCGAGTGGCTGCGGCGCGGCGCGCCCGCCGACCGCAAGTGCTTCGAGGCCCAGGTGATGGACTGGGCCGATGACGTGGCGTATTCCGTCCACGACTTCGAGGACGGACTGCACGCGGGGCACCTCGACCCCAACATGCTCTTCGCCGAGCCCGAGCGGGACGAGATCTGGCGGGTCGCCATCGGGCGCTACGTACCGTCGGACACCGATCCCGGGGAACTGAGCGCGGCCCTCGACCGTTTGATGGAACAGGAGTGGTGGCCGCACGGCTATGACGGCTCCGCGGTCGCCCAGGCCCGCCTCAAGGACGCCACGAGCCAGCTGATCGGCCGCTTCTGCCTGGCCGCGGAAGGCGCCACCCGCGCGGCGTACGGCACCGGCCGCCTCACCCGGTACGCCGCCGAGCTGGTGGTCCCCCGCGAGGCGCGCAACGAGTGCGCCGTCCTCAAGGCCGTCGCCGACCTGTACGTCATGCAGCGCGACGAACAGGAACGCCTGCGAGCCGACCAGCGCATCGTCCTGGCCGAACTCGCCGAGGGCCTCAGCGCCCGCGCCCCGGAGGGCCTGGACCCCCAGTTCCGCGCGATCTTCGACGCCGCACCGGACGACAAGGCCCGTAAACGCGCGGTCATCGACCAGATCGCCTGCCTCACGGACGCCGCCGCCCGCTCCCTGCACTCCCGTGTCGCGCTGCGCCCGCGACGCGCCGGGAGGTGA
- a CDS encoding NAD(P)/FAD-dependent oxidoreductase → MVDAHRTFVIVGGGLAGAKAAETLRSEGFTGRVILIGDERDHPYERPPLSKGYLAGKEERESVFVHEPTWYARADIELHLGQPAVQLDRDAKKVVLGDGTVVHYDRLLLATGSEPRRLDIPGTDLAGVYHLRRLAHAERLRGVLATLGRENGHLLIAGAGWIGLEVAAAARGYGAEVTIVEPEATPLHAVVGPELGRVFADLHADHGVRFHFGGRLTEISGRDGMVLAAHTDDGEEHPAHAVLAAIGAAPRTALAETSGLALVDREHGGGIAVDASLRTSDPDIFAAGDVAAAHHPLLGTRLRVEHWANALNGGPAAARSMLGQEVSYDRVPYFFSDQYDVGLEFSGYAPPGAYDQVVIRGDVAKREFIAFWLSEGRVLAGMNVNVWDVTEPIQALIRAGVEVDRDALADPTVPLSSLVTSAERAG, encoded by the coding sequence GTGGTCGACGCACACCGGACGTTTGTCATCGTCGGCGGAGGGCTGGCCGGAGCGAAAGCGGCCGAAACACTGAGGTCGGAGGGGTTCACCGGCCGGGTCATCCTGATCGGCGACGAGCGCGACCACCCCTATGAACGGCCGCCCCTCTCGAAGGGGTACCTCGCGGGCAAGGAGGAGCGCGAGAGCGTCTTCGTGCACGAACCGACCTGGTACGCCCGTGCGGACATCGAACTCCACCTCGGTCAGCCCGCGGTCCAGCTGGACCGGGACGCCAAGAAAGTGGTCCTCGGCGACGGCACCGTCGTGCACTACGACCGGCTGCTGCTGGCCACCGGCTCCGAGCCGCGCCGCCTCGACATCCCGGGCACCGATCTGGCCGGGGTCTACCACCTGCGCCGCCTCGCCCACGCGGAGCGGCTGCGCGGGGTGCTCGCCACCCTGGGCCGGGAGAACGGCCACCTGCTGATCGCCGGAGCGGGCTGGATCGGCCTGGAGGTCGCGGCCGCCGCCCGCGGGTACGGCGCCGAGGTCACCATCGTGGAACCGGAGGCGACCCCGCTGCACGCGGTGGTCGGCCCGGAGCTGGGCCGGGTCTTCGCCGACCTGCACGCCGACCACGGCGTCCGCTTCCACTTCGGCGGCCGCCTCACCGAGATCAGCGGGCGGGACGGCATGGTCCTGGCCGCCCACACCGACGACGGCGAGGAGCACCCGGCCCACGCGGTGCTCGCCGCGATCGGCGCCGCGCCGCGCACCGCGCTCGCCGAGACCTCCGGGCTGGCCCTGGTCGACCGGGAGCACGGGGGCGGCATCGCGGTGGACGCCTCGCTGCGCACCTCCGACCCGGACATCTTCGCCGCCGGTGACGTGGCCGCCGCCCACCATCCGCTGCTGGGGACCCGGCTGCGGGTGGAGCACTGGGCGAACGCGCTCAACGGCGGACCGGCCGCGGCGCGGTCCATGCTGGGCCAGGAGGTCTCGTACGACCGGGTTCCGTACTTCTTCTCCGACCAGTACGACGTGGGTCTGGAGTTCTCGGGGTACGCCCCGCCCGGCGCCTACGACCAGGTGGTGATCCGGGGGGACGTGGCCAAGCGCGAGTTCATCGCCTTCTGGCTGTCCGAGGGCCGGGTGCTGGCCGGCATGAACGTGAACGTGTGGGATGTCACCGAGCCCATCCAGGCGCTGATCCGCGCCGGGGTGGAAGTGGACCGTGACGCGCTGGCGGACCCGACCGTTCCGCTGTCCTCGCTGGTCACGTCCGCGGAGCGGGCCGGGTAG
- the dnaG gene encoding DNA primase, with the protein MAGRINDDDVKAVRDAVPIDAVVSEYLQLRNAGGGNLKGLCPFHDEKSPSFQVSPSKGLYHCFGCQAGGDTLDFIMKIDHLSFSEAVERLAGTAGITLRYEEGGYTPGQSGRGERIRLVEANKAAAVFYVDQLDGPEAEIGRKFLAERGFDQAAAAHFGVGYSPAGWDHLTRFLRGKGFTDKELILSGLSQDSRSGKPIDRFRGRLMWPIRDITGEVVGFGARKLRDDDNGPKYLNTPETPIYKKSQVLYGIDLAKKEIAKTSSAVVVEGYTDVMACHLAGVTTALATCGTAFGGDHIKILRRLLMDNATAEVIFTFDGDAAGQKAALRAFEDDQKFAAETSIAITPGGMDPCDLRLAEGDAAVAALVSSRTPLFEFALRQMVARHNLENPAGRAAALDEAAPVVAAIKNIAIQHESAVQLAGMLGIRDEQFVVKRVAQVARWARERGGRPGQGPGQGQGQGHQQGPGHQQGGRNRPAHAQGAPEPAAHTPGPALNLRSPAHRTERELLKLALQRPALVSPAFDAYGPDEFTAPPYATVRQAIQDAGGASLGTDDYLARVRDAAPNDTVRSLVTELAVEAIHAKTVDEIYAGVQLVQVRLRAVDRRVHDIQGTLSRLGPNAPAEQLAAVQEELWVLQQYGQRLRNRGAEGL; encoded by the coding sequence GTGGCAGGCAGGATCAACGACGACGATGTGAAGGCGGTCCGGGACGCGGTCCCGATCGACGCCGTCGTCTCCGAGTACCTCCAGCTCCGCAATGCGGGCGGCGGCAACCTCAAGGGCCTCTGCCCCTTCCACGACGAGAAGTCCCCCTCCTTCCAGGTCAGCCCGAGCAAGGGGCTCTACCACTGCTTCGGCTGCCAGGCGGGCGGGGACACCCTCGACTTCATCATGAAGATCGACCACCTCTCCTTCTCGGAGGCGGTCGAGCGGCTGGCGGGCACCGCCGGCATCACCCTGCGGTACGAAGAGGGCGGCTACACCCCCGGCCAGAGCGGGCGCGGCGAGCGCATCCGGCTGGTCGAGGCGAACAAGGCGGCCGCCGTGTTCTACGTCGACCAGCTGGACGGCCCCGAAGCCGAGATCGGCCGGAAGTTCCTGGCCGAGCGCGGCTTCGACCAGGCCGCGGCCGCGCACTTCGGCGTCGGCTACAGCCCGGCCGGCTGGGACCACCTCACCCGGTTCCTGCGCGGCAAGGGATTCACCGACAAGGAACTGATCCTCTCCGGCCTGTCCCAGGACAGCCGCAGCGGCAAGCCCATCGACCGCTTCCGCGGCCGCCTCATGTGGCCCATCCGCGACATCACCGGCGAGGTCGTCGGCTTCGGCGCGCGCAAGCTGCGCGACGACGACAACGGGCCCAAGTACCTCAACACACCCGAGACCCCCATCTACAAGAAGTCCCAGGTCCTCTACGGCATCGACCTGGCCAAGAAGGAGATCGCGAAGACCTCCAGCGCGGTCGTCGTCGAGGGCTACACCGATGTGATGGCCTGCCACCTGGCCGGGGTCACCACAGCCCTCGCGACCTGCGGCACGGCCTTCGGCGGGGACCACATCAAGATCCTCCGGCGTCTGCTGATGGACAACGCCACGGCCGAGGTGATCTTCACCTTCGACGGTGACGCGGCCGGGCAGAAGGCGGCGCTGCGGGCCTTCGAGGACGACCAGAAGTTCGCCGCCGAGACCTCCATCGCTATCACGCCCGGCGGTATGGACCCCTGCGACCTGCGGCTCGCCGAGGGCGATGCCGCCGTGGCCGCGCTGGTGTCCTCGCGCACCCCCCTGTTCGAATTCGCGCTGCGGCAGATGGTGGCCCGGCACAACCTGGAGAACCCGGCGGGCCGCGCGGCCGCGCTCGACGAGGCGGCCCCGGTGGTCGCGGCGATCAAGAACATCGCGATCCAGCACGAGTCGGCGGTCCAGCTCGCCGGCATGCTGGGCATCCGCGACGAGCAGTTCGTGGTCAAGCGGGTCGCCCAGGTCGCCCGCTGGGCCCGCGAGCGCGGCGGCCGCCCCGGACAGGGACCGGGTCAGGGCCAGGGTCAGGGACACCAGCAGGGACCGGGACACCAGCAGGGCGGCCGGAACCGGCCCGCCCACGCCCAGGGCGCCCCGGAACCGGCCGCGCACACCCCGGGCCCCGCGCTGAACCTGCGCAGCCCGGCCCACCGCACCGAGCGCGAGCTGCTCAAGCTCGCCCTCCAGCGCCCGGCCCTGGTCTCCCCCGCCTTCGACGCCTACGGGCCCGACGAGTTCACCGCCCCGCCCTACGCGACGGTCCGCCAGGCCATCCAGGACGCGGGCGGCGCCTCCCTGGGCACCGACGACTACCTCGCCCGGGTCCGTGACGCGGCCCCCAACGACACCGTCCGCTCCCTGGTCACCGAGCTGGCGGTGGAGGCCATCCACGCCAAGACGGTGGACGAGATCTACGCCGGGGTCCAGCTGGTCCAGGTCCGGCTGCGCGCGGTCGACCGCCGGGTCCACGACATCCAGGGCACTCTGTCCCGGCTGGGCCCGAACGCCCCGGCCGAGCAGCTCGCGGCCGTCCAGGAAGAGCTGTGGGTGCTCCAGCAGTACGGGCAGCGGCTGCGCAACCGCGGCGCCGAGGGCCTGTGA
- a CDS encoding gamma-glutamylcyclotransferase family protein, with translation MASADRPEQPQPQPQPRPDTEPEELPFFVYGTLRPGEVNHDAFLRGRTRAEEPARLPDALLYDGPGYPYAVQCPGAQTAGELISAAPGQYARLLAELDRLEEYHGPASPLNLYERVRRTALRPDGTGAAAWVYLAAPALAAALAASGTPIPDGDWLARSRH, from the coding sequence ATGGCATCGGCCGATCGGCCAGAGCAACCGCAACCGCAACCGCAACCGCGACCGGACACGGAACCGGAGGAGCTGCCCTTCTTCGTCTACGGCACCCTGCGCCCCGGCGAGGTCAACCACGACGCCTTCCTGCGCGGCCGCACCCGAGCCGAGGAGCCCGCGCGGCTCCCGGACGCGCTGCTCTACGACGGCCCGGGGTATCCGTACGCCGTCCAGTGCCCGGGGGCCCAGACGGCCGGGGAACTGATCTCGGCGGCGCCGGGGCAGTACGCGCGGCTGCTGGCGGAGCTGGACCGGCTGGAGGAGTACCACGGGCCCGCCAGCCCGCTGAACCTCTACGAGCGGGTCCGCCGCACCGCCCTGCGCCCCGACGGGACCGGGGCCGCGGCGTGGGTCTATTTGGCGGCCCCGGCGCTGGCGGCGGCCCTGGCCGCGTCCGGCACACCGATCCCGGACGGAGACTGGCTCGCCCGGTCACGGCATTAG
- a CDS encoding HAMP domain-containing sensor histidine kinase, which yields MTHCRRRLQALGLRWKIAVLLAVGCSLVAVTIGVFIHRARTHQVADAARSSATNQLIRVRQVYELTGRLDPDKTGETYAEIDSERLPGPLRDTALAGRRSTYLDLSGDHPSVWAARPVGGRHVLSVCQSLEAEQEELADLDRQLVAYGIVVVTLAAVGGSLLASRLSRELRTAAETARRISEGDLDARIGPSGVPGGRDEVAELSSAVDTMAASLQGRLEAEQRFTADVAHELRTPLTGLHTAAELLPEGRPTELVRNRVAALRSLTEDLLEVARLDSNREEAALDVHRLGPLVTSITERSGVAAGITFADGAGAYVRTDVRRLERILGNLLVNARKHGGGAVEVTVRGTTVAVRDHGAGYPAQLLHEGPQRFLTGTVERGQGTGLGLTIALGQAQVIGARVELSNPADGGAHALVTLPPGPAPG from the coding sequence GTGACGCACTGCCGACGCCGCCTCCAGGCGCTCGGCCTGCGCTGGAAGATCGCCGTCCTGCTCGCCGTCGGGTGCTCGCTGGTCGCGGTCACCATCGGCGTCTTCATCCACCGGGCCCGCACCCACCAGGTGGCCGACGCCGCCCGGTCGAGCGCGACGAACCAGCTGATCCGGGTCCGCCAGGTGTACGAGCTGACGGGCCGGCTCGACCCCGACAAGACGGGCGAGACCTATGCCGAGATCGACTCGGAGCGGCTCCCGGGCCCGCTGCGCGACACGGCGCTCGCCGGGCGGCGCAGCACCTACCTCGACCTGAGCGGCGACCACCCCTCGGTCTGGGCCGCCCGCCCGGTCGGCGGCCGGCACGTGCTGTCCGTCTGCCAGTCGCTGGAGGCGGAGCAGGAGGAACTGGCCGATCTGGACCGGCAGCTCGTGGCCTACGGCATCGTGGTCGTCACGCTCGCGGCCGTCGGCGGGTCGCTGCTGGCCAGCCGGCTCAGCAGGGAGCTGCGGACGGCGGCCGAGACGGCCCGCCGGATCAGCGAGGGCGACCTCGACGCGCGGATCGGGCCGTCGGGCGTGCCGGGGGGCCGCGACGAGGTGGCCGAACTGTCCTCGGCCGTGGACACGATGGCGGCCAGCCTCCAGGGCCGGCTGGAGGCGGAGCAGCGGTTCACCGCGGACGTCGCGCACGAGCTGCGCACCCCGCTGACCGGGCTGCACACGGCGGCGGAGCTGCTGCCCGAGGGCCGGCCGACGGAGCTGGTACGGAACCGGGTGGCCGCGCTGCGCAGCCTCACCGAGGACCTGCTGGAGGTCGCGCGGCTGGACTCGAACCGGGAGGAGGCGGCGCTGGACGTGCACCGGCTGGGTCCGCTGGTCACCTCGATCACGGAGCGGTCGGGGGTGGCCGCCGGGATCACGTTCGCGGACGGTGCGGGGGCGTACGTACGGACGGACGTGCGGCGGCTGGAGCGCATCCTCGGCAACCTCCTCGTCAACGCCCGCAAGCACGGCGGCGGCGCGGTCGAGGTCACCGTCCGCGGGACCACGGTCGCGGTGCGGGACCACGGGGCGGGCTACCCGGCGCAGCTGCTGCACGAGGGGCCCCAGCGGTTCCTGACCGGCACGGTCGAGCGCGGACAGGGCACGGGCCTCGGCCTGACCATCGCCCTGGGGCAGGCCCAGGTCATCGGGGCCCGGGTGGAACTGTCCAATCCGGCCGACGGGGGCGCGCACGCCCTGGTCACGCTCCCGCCGGGTCCGGCGCCGGGCTGA
- a CDS encoding class F sortase, which translates to MWLVTSGSAEPVHPPRPSAADALTARPLTPRDFDPLPGSPPRRIRIPAIRVDAALTGLGLEPDGSLAAPPPARRDLAGWYRDGTTPGAVGTAVLAGHVDTAKGPAVFYRLGALRRGAVIEVTRADGRTAVFTVHAVEVYDARAFPDRLVYGPAPRAELRVITCGGGFSPRTGYQGNVVVFAHLTGTRREALSPTAPDRA; encoded by the coding sequence ATCTGGCTGGTCACCAGCGGCTCCGCCGAGCCGGTCCATCCGCCCCGGCCGTCCGCCGCGGACGCCCTCACCGCGAGGCCCCTCACCCCGCGGGACTTCGACCCGCTCCCCGGTTCCCCGCCCCGGCGGATCCGGATTCCCGCCATCCGGGTGGACGCCGCGCTGACCGGGCTCGGCCTGGAGCCGGACGGCAGCCTGGCGGCACCGCCGCCCGCCCGCCGCGACCTGGCCGGCTGGTACCGCGACGGCACCACCCCGGGCGCCGTCGGCACCGCGGTCCTCGCCGGGCACGTGGACACGGCCAAGGGCCCGGCGGTCTTCTACCGGCTGGGCGCGCTGCGCCGCGGGGCCGTGATCGAGGTGACCCGCGCGGACGGACGTACGGCCGTGTTCACCGTGCACGCGGTGGAGGTGTACGACGCCAGGGCCTTCCCGGACCGGCTGGTCTACGGGCCCGCGCCGCGCGCCGAACTGCGCGTGATCACCTGCGGCGGCGGCTTCTCGCCGCGCACCGGCTACCAGGGCAACGTGGTGGTCTTCGCCCACCTCACCGGCACCCGCCGGGAAGCCCTCAGCCCCACTGCTCCAGACCGAGCTTGA
- a CDS encoding sulfite exporter TauE/SafE family protein, with product MPDISTTMIIVLCAAAAAAGWIDAVVGGGGLLLLPALMLGLPANVPLTHALGTNKAVAIVGTTGAAVTYARKAPVDVGIAARIGLAAMAGAAGGALLAGAFSKDTMRPVIMVVLLLVAAFVIFRPGFGSAPATGPVSRRRVVAAIGLAGLGIGFYDGLIGPGTGTFLVLALTALLHLDLVTASATAKIVNVGTNAGALAVFASKGQVMWQLAALMAAFNLIGGMAGARMALKKGSGFVRVVLLTVVSALVVKLGLEQWG from the coding sequence GTGCCTGACATATCAACAACCATGATCATCGTGCTGTGCGCGGCCGCGGCCGCCGCGGGCTGGATCGACGCGGTGGTCGGTGGCGGCGGACTGCTGCTCCTGCCCGCCCTGATGCTCGGCCTCCCGGCGAACGTACCGCTGACGCACGCCCTCGGCACCAACAAGGCGGTGGCCATCGTCGGCACCACGGGTGCGGCGGTGACGTACGCCCGCAAGGCCCCGGTCGACGTGGGCATCGCGGCCCGGATCGGCCTGGCCGCGATGGCCGGGGCCGCGGGCGGGGCACTGCTCGCGGGCGCGTTCAGCAAGGACACCATGCGCCCGGTGATCATGGTGGTCCTGCTGCTGGTCGCCGCGTTCGTGATCTTCCGCCCCGGCTTCGGATCCGCCCCGGCCACCGGCCCCGTCAGCCGACGGCGCGTCGTCGCCGCGATCGGGCTGGCCGGTCTGGGCATCGGCTTCTACGACGGCCTGATCGGGCCCGGCACCGGCACCTTCCTCGTCCTCGCGCTCACCGCACTGCTCCACCTCGACCTGGTCACCGCCTCCGCCACCGCCAAGATCGTGAACGTCGGCACCAACGCCGGGGCGCTCGCCGTCTTCGCCTCCAAGGGCCAGGTGATGTGGCAGCTGGCCGCCCTGATGGCCGCGTTCAACCTGATCGGCGGGATGGCGGGCGCCCGGATGGCACTGAAGAAGGGCAGCGGCTTCGTGCGGGTCGTGCTGCTGACGGTGGTCTCCGCGCTGGTCGTCAAGCTCGGTCTGGAGCAGTGGGGCTGA